One Ruminococcus albus AD2013 genomic region harbors:
- a CDS encoding acyltransferase, protein MNNDTENKSRILYFSRIKALACIAVVVLHGCYITGATFARNDRERMTALFTVRNLMYWAVPAFMMVSGALMLDAKRKIDLKKIFGKYMPRMVIALFAFAEIFAVYDHAVYQKDFRPAHLLEGVRHAVFDTFTENGMSWSHTWYLYLMIAFYLMLPIYRIITKSADKKELLYLLGLLFVANSVITTAKTLIGSGTLIFYIFAGSIFPLYFFMGYAIHSEKLKIGRILSVIFILIGAAGMIFLTYYRLHTADADTAKRVKNIADQYFAVHTVLAAAGVFSLFKSFDNGKEIPFLDKAAAEIDKCSFGIYLIHMIVYKHIFVVMKFDPFAHGSTGTLILMMLIAFAVSYAITRVLKFVPLVKEII, encoded by the coding sequence ATGAACAATGACACCGAAAATAAAAGCAGGATACTGTATTTCAGCCGGATAAAAGCGCTTGCCTGCATAGCAGTTGTCGTGCTGCACGGCTGCTATATAACAGGCGCCACTTTTGCGAGAAACGATCGTGAGCGAATGACAGCATTGTTCACAGTGCGCAACCTGATGTACTGGGCTGTTCCTGCTTTCATGATGGTGAGCGGTGCGCTGATGCTGGACGCTAAGCGAAAGATCGATCTCAAAAAGATCTTCGGGAAATATATGCCGCGTATGGTGATAGCCCTGTTTGCTTTTGCCGAGATATTCGCAGTGTACGATCACGCAGTCTATCAGAAGGATTTCAGACCCGCGCACCTGCTTGAGGGCGTGCGCCATGCGGTGTTTGATACCTTCACTGAAAACGGCATGAGCTGGTCACACACATGGTATCTTTACCTGATGATAGCTTTTTATCTCATGTTGCCGATCTACCGAATTATAACAAAATCGGCTGACAAAAAAGAACTGCTGTATCTGCTGGGACTGCTGTTTGTAGCAAATTCCGTGATAACGACGGCTAAGACACTTATCGGCAGTGGTACACTGATTTTCTACATATTCGCAGGCAGTATCTTCCCACTGTATTTCTTTATGGGATATGCCATTCACAGCGAAAAACTGAAGATCGGACGGATACTCAGCGTTATATTCATACTCATAGGCGCGGCAGGAATGATCTTCCTGACCTACTACCGCCTGCACACCGCAGATGCTGATACCGCCAAACGTGTGAAAAATATCGCAGATCAGTACTTTGCAGTACACACCGTGCTTGCCGCGGCAGGAGTATTCTCACTGTTCAAGTCTTTCGACAACGGCAAGGAGATACCTTTCCTCGATAAAGCGGCGGCTGAGATCGACAAGTGCTCATTCGGGATATACCTGATACACATGATCGTTTACAAGCACATCTTTGTAGTTATGAAGTTTGACCCCTTTGCACACGGCAGCACAGGTACGCTGATTCTGATGATGCTCATAGCTTTTGCAGTGTCTTATGCGATAACAAGAGTACTGAAATTTGTACCGTTAGTAAAAGAA